The following proteins are co-located in the Bosea sp. AS-1 genome:
- a CDS encoding SDR family oxidoreductase, with protein MKLLILGLGYSAGFFARAALARGWDVTGTVRSAERAAELSREGIRTLVFGGFAVSSPLAKAVAEAEAVLVSVQPGEDGDPVLQRLRGQIAAAPALRWIGYLSTIGVYGDQGGAWIDESQPVNPGNTRNGVRVAIEQDWLALGRDSGKAVQIFRLAGIYGPGRNPIAKLREGKATRLVKPGQVFNRIHVDDIAGILMASLAQPRNGAIYNVTDDEPAPPQDVVSLAADLTGLDAPPEVPFAEARLSAMAASFYGENKRVSNALVKRELGYSFRYPTYRDALRALALAGE; from the coding sequence ATGAAACTGCTGATCCTTGGCCTCGGCTATTCGGCCGGCTTCTTCGCGCGCGCCGCGCTCGCTCGTGGCTGGGACGTGACGGGGACGGTGCGCTCGGCGGAGAGGGCCGCCGAACTGAGCCGCGAAGGCATCCGCACACTGGTCTTCGGCGGCTTTGCGGTGTCCTCGCCGCTCGCCAAGGCCGTGGCGGAGGCCGAGGCCGTGCTGGTCTCGGTCCAGCCAGGCGAGGACGGCGATCCGGTGCTGCAGCGGCTGCGCGGCCAAATCGCGGCGGCTCCCGCCTTGCGCTGGATCGGCTATCTTTCGACCATCGGCGTCTATGGTGACCAGGGCGGCGCTTGGATAGACGAAAGCCAACCCGTCAATCCCGGCAATACGCGCAATGGCGTGCGCGTTGCGATCGAACAGGATTGGCTGGCGCTGGGGCGCGACAGCGGCAAGGCCGTGCAGATCTTCCGCCTCGCTGGCATCTACGGTCCCGGCCGCAACCCGATCGCCAAATTGCGGGAGGGCAAGGCGACGCGGCTGGTGAAGCCCGGCCAGGTCTTCAACCGCATCCATGTCGACGACATCGCCGGCATCCTGATGGCGTCTCTCGCCCAGCCGCGCAACGGCGCGATCTACAACGTCACGGATGATGAGCCGGCTCCGCCGCAGGATGTCGTCAGCCTGGCTGCGGACTTGACCGGGTTGGACGCTCCGCCTGAGGTGCCTTTCGCGGAAGCGCGGCTCTCGGCGATGGCCGCGAGCTTCTACGGCGAGAACAAGCGAGTCTCGAACGCACTGGTGAAGCGCGAGCTCGGCTACAGCTTCCGCTATCCGACCTATCGGGACGCGCTGCGTGCCCTTGCCCTAGCCGGCGAATAA